Proteins encoded together in one Cicer arietinum cultivar CDC Frontier isolate Library 1 chromosome 4, Cicar.CDCFrontier_v2.0, whole genome shotgun sequence window:
- the LOC101514558 gene encoding NADH dehydrogenase [ubiquinone] 1 alpha subcomplex subunit 9, mitochondrial, protein MQAITRRLGHQSLKSSTSLKSIYPISDHYYGVDHERYVSTVATKGVGHLVRKGTGGRSSVSGIVATVFGATGFLGRYVVQQLAKMGSQILVPFRGSEDCPRHLKLMGDLGQVVPMKYNPRDESSVKAVMARANVVINLLGRDYETRNYSFEEVHYHMAEKFAKIAKEHGGIMRFIQVSSLGASPSSSSRMLRCKAAAEEAILRELPEATILRPAVMIGTEDRILNQWAHYAKKYGFLPLMGNGNTKIQPVYVVDVAAALTAALKDDGTSMGKTYELGGPEIFTVHELADIMFDVIREWPRYVNVPLPIAKALATPRELLLNKVPFPLPKPEMFNLDQIHAFATDTVVSENALTFNDLGIVPHKLKGYPIEYLISHRKGGPRFGSTVSEKVSPEDWP, encoded by the exons ATGCAAGCCATTACGAGGCGCTTAGGGCACCAATCACTCAAGTCCTCAACTTCGCTCAAATCCATCTATCCAATTTCCGATCACT ATTATGGTGTGGATCACGAACGTTACGTATCCACCGTGGCTACCAAGGGCGTTGGCCACCTCGTCCGCAAGGGTACTGGTGGACGATCATCTGTCAG TGGTATTGTTGCTACAGTATTTGGGGCGACTGGATTCCTTGGTCGATATGTTGTCCAACAACTTG CCAAAATGGGATCTCAAATCCTAGTTCCTTTCCGAGGCTCTGAAGATTGTCCTCGTCATCTCAAGCTGATGGGAGATTTAGGACAG GTTGTTCCCATGAAATACAATCCAAGAGATGAAAGTTCAGTTAAAGCTGTAATGGCTAGGGCTAATGTTGTCATCAATCTTTTGG GAAGGGATTATGAGACAAGAAACTACAGCTTTGAGGAAGTGCACTATCACATGGCCGAGAAATTTGCAAAG ATTGCCAAAGAGCATGGTGGTATCATGCGATTCATTCAAGTTTCTTCTTTAGGTGCATctccttcatcttcttccaggaTGCTTAGATGTAAAGCAGCTGCCGAGGAAGCAATTTTAAGAGAATTACCTGAG GCTACGATCTTGAGACCTGCTGTTATGATTGGTACAGAAGACCGGATTTTAAACCAATGGGCTCATTATGCAAAGAAGTATGGCTTTCTTCCATTGATGGGGAATGGGAACACAAA AATCCAACCTGTATATGTTGTTGATGTCGCCGCCGCACTTACTGCAGCCTTGAAGGATGATGGCACTAGCATGGGAAAGACTTATGAACTTGGTGGTCCTGAGATCTTTACTGTGCATGAATTG GCAGATATTATGTTTGACGTGATTCGAGAATGGCCTAGATATGTGAATGTGCCTCTTCCCATTGCAAAG GCATTGGCAACACCGAGggaattattattaaataaggTCCCCTTTCCTCTACCCAAGCCTGAGATGTTCAACCTGGATCAGATCCATGCTTTTGCAACAGATACCGTAGTTTCAGAAAATG cTTTGACATTCAATGATCTTGGAATTGTTCCCCATAAGCTGAAGGGATACCCCATTGAGTATCTTATTTCACATAGGAAAGGTGGTCCACGATTTGGTTCTACAGTCAGTGAAAAAGTCTCTCCAGAAGATTGGCCGTAA
- the LOC101514883 gene encoding xyloglucan galactosyltransferase MUR3-like → MRRRPVAGVLPDQMEKGGPKNQNSRLCCLASLSAFLWLFLLYFHFVFLRGDSSNTTQFVDHQTAKSTPVSVDYETAKTIHVTDAPQLKPPPRKIGFPQSVAIKSYTPPPQKNFPFIKALRTSENKSDPCGGRYIYVHDLPSRFNEDMLKECKSLSLWTNMCKFTTNAGLGPPLENVEGVFSDTGWYATNQFAVDVIFSNRMKQYECLTKDSSIASAVFVPFYAGFDIARYLWGYNISRRDAASLDLVDWLMKRPEWGIMNGKDHFLVAGRITWDFRRLSEEESDWGNKLLFLPAAKNMSMLVVESSPWNANDFGIPYPTYFHPAKDDDVFIWQDRMRRLERKWLFSFAGAPRPDNPKSIRGQLIEQCRRSKVGHLLECDFGESKCHSPSSIMQMFQSSQFCLQPQGDSYTRRSAFDSMLAGCIPVFFHPGSAYTQYTWHLPKNYTKYSVFIPEDDIRKRNRSIEEILGQIPPGQVKIMREEVISLIPRLVYADPRSKLETLKDAFDVAVQAVIDKVTHMRKDIVEGHIDENFIEENSWKYALLDEGKHEVGPHEWDPFFSKPKDGSGDSTDSSAEAAKNSWKNEQRNPL, encoded by the coding sequence ATGAGACGGCGCCCTGTGGCGGGTGTGCTCCCTGACCAAATGGAAAAAGGGGGACCAAAGAATCAAAATTCACGCCTTTGTTGTTTAGCATCCTTATCTGCATTTCTCTGGTTATTTCTCTTGTACTTCCATTTTGTCTTCCTTAGAGGAGATAGTAGTAATACAACTCAATTTGTTGATCATCAAACAGCCAAATCAACACCTGTTTCTGTTGATTATGAAACTGCAAAAACAATCCATGTAACTGATGCACCTCAACTGAAACCCCCTCCTAGAAAGATCGGCTTCCCTCAATCGGTGGCGATAAAGAGTTACACCCCTCCCCCTCAGAAGAATTTTCCTTTTATTAAAGCATTGAGAACTTCTGAAAATAAGAGTGATCCTTGTGGGGGTAGGTATATTTATGTCCATGACCTTCCTTCAAGGTTTAATGAGGATATGTTGAAGGAGTGCAAGAGTTTGAGTCTTTGGACTAATATGTGTAAGTTTACCACCAATGCTGGCCTTGGACCACCGCTTGAGAATGTTGAAGGCGTGTTCTCGGATACTGGTTGGTATGCCACGAATCAGTTTGCTGTTGATGTAATATTTAGCAATCGGATGAAGCAGTATGAGTGCTTGACTAAGGATTCTTCCATTGCTTCTGCGGTTTTTGTACCCTTTTACGCTGGGTTTGACATTGCACGTTATCTTTGGGGTTATAATATCTCCAGGAGGGATGCGGCTTCGCTTGATCTGGTTGACTGGCTTATGAAGAGGCCAGAGTGGGGTATAATGAATGGGAAGGATCATTTTCTTGTTGCGGGAAGGATAACGTGGGACTTTCGGAGATTATCTGAGGAAGAGTCAGACTGGGGCAATAAGCTTCTGTTTTTACCAGCAGCGAAGAATATGTCCATGCTTGTGGTAGAGTCCAGCCCCTGGAATGCCAATGATTTTGGGATTCCATATCCTACATACTTCCACCCTGCAAAAGATGATGATGTGTTCATTTGGCAGGACAGAATGAGGCGATTAGAGAGGAAGTGGCTTTTCTCCTTTGCTGGAGCTCCCCGTCCTGACAACCCCAAATCAATCAGGGGTCAATTAATTGAGCAATGCAGAAGATCAAAGGTGGGTCACCTTTTAGAATGTGACTTTGGTGAAAGCAAATGCCATTCTCCTAGCAGCATAATGCAGATGTTTCAAAGCTCGCAGTTCTGCTTGCAACCTCAGGGTGATTCATACACACGAAGATCTGCCTTTGATTCAATGTTGGCTGGCTGTATACCAGTTTTCTTCCATCCAGGTTCGGCATACACACAATACACTTGGCATCTTCCTAAGAATTATACCAAGTATTCGGTCTTCATTCCAGAGGATGACATTCGTAAAAGAAACAGGAGTATAGAGGAAATACTTGGTCAGATACCTCCTGGACAAGTGAAAATCATGAGAGAAGAGGTCATTAGTCTCATTCCAAGACTAGTATATGCAGACCCTCGGTCCAAATTAGAAACTCTTAAAGACGCATTTGACGTTGCTGTACAAGCAGTAATTGACAAGGTTACACATATGAGGAAGGATATTGTCGAAGGTCATATTGATGAAAACTTCATTGAGGAGAACAGTTGGAAATATGCTTTGTTGGATGAGGGGAAGCATGAGGTAGGACCTCATGAGTGGGATCCTTTCTTCTCAAAACCGAAGGACGGTAGTGGAGATTCCACTGATTCATCTGCTGAAGCTGCAAAAAATTCTTGGAAGAATGAGCAAAGAAATCCATTATAA
- the LOC101515210 gene encoding photosystem II reaction center PSB28 protein, chloroplastic, with translation MATLHSLALSSPLYKIQKPRSYSVPSSIVNGSLNLNSSFNGQYLQVPRLRLPMITQKTPMYMPVIMMAKPKIQFIQGTDELTIPDVKLTKSRDGTNGMAIFRFDQPSVFDSSGEVGDITGFYMIDEEGVLQSVDVNAKFVNGKPSGIEAKYIMRTPRDWDRFMRFMERYSNANDLQFVKY, from the exons ATGGCAACTCTGCATTCTCTTGCATTGTCCTCTCCGCTCTACAAAATTCAGAAGCCACGCTCATACTCAG TCCCTTCTTCAATTGTCAATGGAAGCTTGAACTTAAACTCCTCATTCAATGGTCAATATTTACAAGTGCCTCGTTTGAGGTTACCAATGATAACACAAAAAACTCCAATGTACATGCCAGTTATCATGATGGCGAAACCGAAAATACAGTTCATTCAAGGAACTGATGAACTGACAATACCAGATGTGAAGCTGACAAAATCAAGGGATGGAACAAATGGTATGGCTATCTTCAGGTTTGATCAACCCTCCGTGTTTGATTCATCTGGAGAAGTAGGTGATATTACTGGTTTTTACATGATTGATGAGGAAGGAGTCCTTCAATCTGTTGATGTAAATGCTAAATTTGTCAATGGAAAGCCCTCAGGAATTGAAGCTAAGTATATAATGCGGACTCCACGCGACTGGGATAGGTTCATGAGATTTATGGAGCGATACTCCAATGCTAATGATTTGCAATTTGTAAAGTATTGA
- the LOC101515533 gene encoding uncharacterized protein, with protein MQLKTQFFIFCCVCCFPYSFASAANNEVSALLSIKAGLIDPLNSLKDWKVWDKAIGKSAYAAQAHCNWNGVKCNSAGAVEKLDLSHMNLSGSVSNEIQNLKSLTFLNLCCNGFESSLSNSIANISMLKSLDVSQNFFIGEFPLGLGKASGLVTLNASSNNFSGYLPEELGNISSLETLDFRGSFFEGSIPKFIGNLSKLKFLGLSGNNLTGKIPVELGKLSSLESMIIGYNEFEGGIPKEFGNLTKLKYLDLAEANLGGEIPDELGKLKRLNTVFLYKNSFEGKIPTTIGNITSLVLLDLSDNMLSGNIPAEISQLKNLQLLNFMRNKLSGPVPSGLGDLPQLKVLELWNNSLSGSLPSNLGKNSSLQWLDVSSNSLFGEIPETLCTKGNLTKLILFNNAFKGPIPASLSKCPSLVRVRIQNNFLSGTIPVGFGKLEKLQRLELANNSLTGGIPDDIASSTSLSFIDFSRNNLHSSLPSTIISILNLQTFIVSNNNLEGDIPDQFQDCPSLGVLDLSSNFFSGIIPKSIASCQKLVKLSLQNNRLTGIIPKAIAAMPTLAILDLANNSLTGKIPDSFGMSPALETFNVSYNKLEGPVPENGMLRAINPNDLVGNAGLCGGVFPPCEKTSAYSSLRRGSSHIKHVIVGWIIGISFILAIGVSTLVARSIYMKWYTEGLCFRGRFYRGSKAWPWRLMAFQRLDFTSTDILSCIKETNVIGMGATGVVYKAEIPQSSTAVAVKKLWRSGSDIETGSSDDLIGEVNLLGRLRHRNIVRLLGFLYNDTDVMIIYEFMLNGNLGHALHGKQSERLLVDWVSRYNIALGVAHGLAYLHHDCHPPVIHRDIKSNNILLDANLEARIADFGLAKMMIRKNETVSMIAGSYGYIAPEYGYSLKVDEKIDIYSFGIVLLELITGKRPLDSEFGESIDIVGWIRRKIDKNSPEEALDPSVGNCKLVQEEMLLVLRIALLCTAKLPKDRPSMRDVIMMLGEAKPRRKSGRKNETVSANKEMTVVGTSPVNGLL; from the exons ATGCAGCTGAAAACTCAGTTTTTCATCTTCTGTTGCGTTTGCTGTTTCCCTTATAGCTTTGCTTCTGCAGCAAATAATGAAGTATCTGCTTTACTTTCTATTAAAGCAGGTCTCATTGATCCATTGAATAGCCTAAAAGATTGGAAGGTGTGGGACAAAGCAATAGGGAAGAGTGCATATGCAGCTCAAGCTCATTGTAATTGGAATGGTGTCAAGTGCAACTCAGCTGGAGCTGTTGAGAAGCTTGATCTATCACACATGAATCTAAGTGGAAGTGTCTCCAATGAGATACAAAATCTAAAAAGTCTCACTTTTCTTAACTTGTGCTGCAATGGATTTGAGTCATCACTGTCAAATTCCATAGCCAATATTTCAATGCTAAAGAGTCTGGACGTGAGCCAGAATTTCTTCATTGGTGAATTTCCATTAGGCCTTGGAAAGGCGTCCGGACTCGTGACCTTGAATGCATCCAGCAACAACTTCTCAGGTTATCTTCCTGAGGAACTTGGAAATATCTCTTCCTTGGAGACACTAGACTTTAGAGGAAGCTTCTTTGAAGGCTCTATTCCGAAATTCATTGGTAACTTGAGTAAGTTGAAGTTCCTTGGTCTATCAGGGAATAATCTCACTGGTAAGATCCCGGTTGAGCTTGGAAAACTTTCTTCACTGGAGTCTATGATCATTGGTTATAACGAATTTGAAGGTGGAATTCCAAAAGAGTTTGGAAATTTAACCAAGTTGAAGTATCTTGATTTAGCAGAAGCCAACCTTGGTGGTGAAATTCCTGATGAGTTGGGAAAGCTCAAGCGTTTGAACACAGTTTTCTTATACAAGAACAGTTTTGAAGGAAAGATTCCAACAACTATTGGAAACATAACTTCCTTGGTTCTGCTGGATCTCTCAGACAACATGTTATCAGGAAATATTCCAGCTGAAATAAGTCAGCTGAAGAATTTGCAGCTTCTGAACTTCATGAGGAACAAGTTATCTGGTCCTGTGCCTTCTGGCCTTGGAGATTTGCCTCAACTAAAGGTACTTGAGCTATGGAATAATTCCTTGTCAGGGTCATTGCCTAGTAACCTCGGCAAGAACTCGTCGTTGCAGTGGTTGGATGTATCATCCAATTCACTCTTCGGCGAGATTCCAGAAACTCTTTGCACTAAGGGAAATCTCACCAAGCTTATACTTTTCAACAATGCCTTCAAGGGTCCAATTCCAGCAAGCCTATCGAAATGTCCTTCGCTTGTTCGCGTTCggattcaaaataattttctttctgGTACAATTCCTGTTGGTTTTGGTAAGCTTGAGAAGCTTCAGAGGCTAGAATTGGCTAACAATAGTCTCACTGGTGGAATTCCTGATGACATTGCTTCTTCCACTTCTCTTTCATTCATTGATTTCTCAAGAAACAACCTTCATTCTTCTCTTCCTTCCACCATTATTTCCATTCTGAATCTGCAAACATTCATAGTCTCAAACAACAATTTGGAAGGTGATATACCAGACCAATTCCAGGATTGTCCCTCGCTCGGAGTCCTCGATCTCTCATCAAACTTTTTCTCCGGAATCATTCCAAAAAGCATTGCTTCATGTCAGAAATTGGTAAAATTGAGCCTGCAGAACAACCGATTGACAGGTATCATCCCAAAAGCAATAGCAGCCATGCCTACATTGGCCATTCTTGATCTTGCTAATAACTCTCTAACAGGTAAAATACCTGATAGCTTCGGTATGTCTCCGGCTCTAGAAACATTCAATGTCTCATACAACAAGCTAGAAGGTCCTGTCCCGGAAAATGGCATGCTAAGAGCAATAAATCCAAATGATCTTGTAGGAAATGCTGGCCTATGTGGTGGTGTCTTCCCTCCATGTGAAAAAACCTCAGCATATTCTTCATTGAGGCGTGGAAGCTCACACATAAAGCATGTTATTGTAGGATGGATCATTGGAATATCATTTATCTTGGCCATTGGAGTTTCTACTTTGGTAGCAAGATCTATATACATGAAATGGTACACTGAAGGATTGTGCTTCCGAGGAAGATTTTATAGAGGTAGCAAAGCCTGGCCTTGGAGATTGATGGCATTTCAAAGACTCGATTTTACAAGCACTGATATCTTATCCTGCATCAAGGAAACAAACGTTATCGGCATGGGAGCAACTGGTGTTGTTTATAAGGCTGAGATACCACAATCAAGTACAGCTGTGGCAGTCAAAAAATTGTGGAGATCAGGATCTGATATCGAAACGGGAAGTAGCGATGATCTTATCGGAGAGGTGAATCTTTTAGGGAGACTAAGGCATAGAAACATTGTTAGACTACTAGGATTTCTTTATAATGACACTGATGTTATGATAATTTATGAGTTTATGCTCAATGGAAATCTTGGACATGCCTTGCATGGTAAGCAATCGGAGAGATTGCTTGTAGATTGGGTTTCGCGATATAATATTGCTCTAGGAGTTGCACATGGACTTGCTTATCTTCATCATGACTGTCATCCACCTGTTATTCATCGAGACATCAAGTCGAATAATATACTGCTTGACGCAAATCTCGAGGCAAGGATAGCAGATTTCGGATTAGCCAAGATGATGATCCGGAAGAATGAAACAGTCTCCATGATTGCTGGATCATATGGATACATTGCCCCTG AATATGGATACTCATTGAAGGTAGATGAAAAGATTGACATTTACAGCTTTGGAATAGTCCTGTTGGAGCTCATAACAGGAAAACGGCCATTAGATTCAGAGTTTGGAGAATCTATAGACATTGTAGGGTGGATTAGAAGGAAGATAGACAAAAATTCTCCAGAAGAGGCATTAGATCCTAGTGTAGGAAACTGCAAGCTTGTTCAAGAAGAGATGCTTTTAGTTCTCAGAATAGCACTTCTTTGCACTGCCAAACTACCTAAGGACAGACCCTCCATGAGAGATGTTATTATGATGCTAGGAGAGGCAAAGCCAAGGAGGAAAAGTGGTAGAAAAAATGAAACAGTATCTGCTAACAAAGAGATGACAGTAGTTGGTACATCACCAGTTAATGGCCTTCTTTAG